The following are from one region of the Cinclus cinclus chromosome 7, bCinCin1.1, whole genome shotgun sequence genome:
- the NPFFR1 gene encoding neuropeptide FF receptor 1 translates to MAIGGCFPPLPFPAAAGEQPQPARRHRGERTGGRDEGELCPPPPRQQIASGGSHCPAAMQPPEPGRAGGGPSNGTWWPNSSASHLLRENYTFLAYYQHSSPVALMFILAYTFIFLMCVVGNVLVCFVVVKNRQMRTVTNMFLLNLAISDLLVGIFCMPTTLVDNLITGWPFDNTMCKMSGLVQGMSVSASVFTLVAIAVERFRCIVHPFRQKLTLRKALLTIAIIWVLALIIMCPAAVTLTVTREEHHFMVDTYNNSYPLYSCWEAWPETGMRRIYTTVLFSHIYVAPLALIVIMYARIAFKLFKSVAPAHGGEELEGRRISRRKVKVINMLIIVALFFTISWLPLWTLMLLTDYGRLSEGQLRLLTVYVYPFAHWLAFFNSSANPIIYGYFNENFRRGFQEVFRAPLCQRRPYTPRSHGRGTLFDTRNRIFTQAPTSDSPAASKSRLPAPRRAGVPAWDG, encoded by the exons ATGGCGATTGGAGGCtgttttccccccctccccttccccgcTGCAGCCGGCGAGCAGCCGCAACCGGCGCGGCGGCACCGCGGAGAACGCACCGG AGGGAGGGACGAGGGCGAgctgtgtcccccccccccccggcagCAAATCGCCTCCGGCGGTAGCCACTGCCCGGCAGCGATGCAGCCCCCGGAGCCGGGTCGAGCCGGTGGAG gccCTTCCAATGGCACCTGGTGGCCCAACTCCAGTGCCAGCCACCTCCTGAGGGAGAACTACACCTTCCTGGCATACTACCAGCATTCCTCCCCCGTGGCCCTCATGTTCATCCTGGCTTACACCTTCATCTTCCTCATGTGCGTGGTCGGCAACGTCCTGGTGTGCTTTGTCGTGGTGAAGAACCGCCAGATGCGCACGGTCACCAACATGTTCCTCCTCAACCTGGCCATCAGCGACCTGCTGGTGGGCATCTTCTGCATGCCCACCACCCTGGTGGACAACCTCATCACag GTTGGCCCTTTGACAACACCATGTGCAAAATGAGCGGCCTGGTGCAGGGCATGTCTGTCTCCGCCTCTGTCTTCACGCTGGTCGCCATCGCTGTGGAGAG GTTTCGTTGCATTGTCCACCCCTTCCGGCAGAAGCTCACGCTGAGGAAAGCCCTGCTGACCATCGCCATCATCTGGGTGCTGGCCCTGATCATCATGTGCCCTGCTGCCGTCACCCTGACCGTCACCAGGGAGGAACACCACTTCATGGTGGACACCTACAACAACTCCTACCCTCTCTACTCTTGTTGGGAGGCCTGGCCCGAGACGGGGATGAGGAGGATCTACACCACTGTCCTTTTCTCCCACATCTACGTGGCTCCCCTTGCCCTCATCGTCATCATGTACGCCCGCATCGCCTTCAAGCTCTTCAAGTCAGTGGCGCCTGCCCACGgtggagaggagctggaggggaggaggatCTCCAGGAGGAAGGTCAAGGTCATCAATATGCTCATCATTGTCGCCCTCTTCTTCACCATCTCCTGGCTGCCCCTCTGGACGCTGATGCTGCTGACGGACTATGGGCGGCTGAGCGAGGGCCAGCTCCGCCTGCTCACCGTCTACGTCTACCCGTTCGCCCACTGGCTGGCCTTCTTCAACAGCAGCGCCAACCCCATCATCTACGGCTACTTCAATGAGAACTTCCGCCGGGGCTTCCAGGAGGTCTTCAGGGCCCCCCTCTGCCAGCGCAGGCCCTACACCCCCCGGAGCCACGGCCGCGGGACCCTCTTCGACACCCGCAACCGCATCTTCACCCAGGCGCCAACCAGCGACTCGCCAGCCGCCTCCAAGTCGAGGCTGCCGGCCCCACGCCGCGCCGGTGTCCCTGCGTGGGATGGCTGA
- the LRRC20 gene encoding leucine-rich repeat-containing protein 20 — MGEAVARVARKVNDTVENKTDSLDLANCKLMTFPVGIYKAVRSVTEGIQRISLANNELKSITSRFVTTFSQLTELNLAGNYLHRLPEEITSLLHLRAIDLSRNRFRRFPEPLATVPALETIDLEENEIAEVPTDKLASMALLRSLNLRANPVGPEVRLLVRPLVPFDVLLSPEEPIPKA, encoded by the exons ATGGGCGAGGCAGTGGCCCGGGTGGCCAGGAAGGTGAACGACACGGTGGAGAACAAGACGGATTCCCTGG ATCTGGCCAACTGCAAACTGATGACCTTCCCCGTTGGAATCTACAAAGCCGTGAGGAGCGTCACCGAGGGGATCCAGCGCATCTCCCTGGCCAACAACGAGCTCAAGTCCATCACCAGCCGATTTGTGACCACCTTCAGCCAGCTGACAG AGCTCAACCTGGCAGGTAATTACCTGCACCGCCTGCCCGAGGAAATCACCTCCCTGCTGCACCTCCGGGCCATCGACCTCTCCCGCAACAGGTTCCGGCGTTTCCCGGAGCCCCTGGCCACTGTCCCCGCCCTGGAGACCATCGACCTGGAAGAGAACGAGATCGCAG AGGTGCCGACGGATaaattggcctccatggcgttGCTGCGGAGCCTCAACCTGCGGGCCAACCCCGTGGGCCCCGAGGTGCGGCTGCTGGTCCGGCCCCTCGTCCCCTTCGACGTGCTGCTGTCTCCAGAGGAGCCCATCCCTAAAGCCTGA
- the EIF4EBP2 gene encoding eukaryotic translation initiation factor 4E-binding protein 2, translating to MSSAGGRQPSQSRAIPTRTVTLSDAAQLPADYCTTPGGTLFSTTPGGTRIIYDRKFLLDRRNSPMAKTPPCHLPNIPGVTSPGEAGEEPKADANSLNHQENKPSMGDDAQFEMDI from the exons ATGTCGTCCGCAGGCGGCCGCCAGCCCAGCCAGAGCCGGGCCATCCCCACCCGCACCGTCACCCTCAGCGACGCCGCGCAGCTCCCCGCCGACTACTGCACCACCCCCGGCGGGACGCTCTTCTCCACCACGCCGGGAG gcACCCGGATCATCTACGACCGCAAGTTCCTGCTGGACCGCCGCAACTCCCCCATGGCCAAGACCCCGCCTTGTCACCTCCCCAATATTCCCGGCGTCACCAGCCCCGGCGAGGCCGGCGAGGAGCCCAAAGCGGACGCCAACAGCTTGAACCACCAGGAGAACAAGCCATCCATGG GGGACGATGCTCAGTTCGAGATGGATATCTGA
- the PALD1 gene encoding paladin isoform X2, whose translation MMGTTASAAQQAVSASPLESRAPGDGSMEDQHSLSIHSFQTLGLHNSKAKSIITNKVAPVVITYNCREEFQIHDDLLKANYTVGRISEATLEHYLVQGKYFMVRDVYGKLDVLNTTGSCGAPNFRQAKGGYAVFGMGQPSLNGFKLVLQKLQREGHKECVFFCVREEPVVFLRLEGDFVSYTPRGKENLHENLQRLQRGVRAESLELAIRKEIRDFAQLSESVYYVYNDIERLRDEPHAVRVQCDEDIQVTDEVYRRPVFLQPSYRYHRLPLPAEGAPLEEQFDAFIRFLRESPSLLLRDPSRPPPALLFGCQTGVGRTNLAMAMGTLVLHHHRGAAQKPDFSHLPKTSPRDRLRVIQSFMEMVPKGQQIVEEVDGAIASCSEMHDMKEAIYEYKKKLEGIGEDYQIQGSSTKEYFLQRTLQSLERYFYLIAFNYYLHEQYPLGFALSFSRWMCRHPELYRLQADMNCSELTVTAELVTKGTRVADERFCPDVLSTAKEMNVANFRRVPKMPVYGTAQPSSKTLGSVLRYLTDAKRKHSRIVWINLREEAVLEGNEQIYTLREPGLLEELIPVPAASPQQLEKLEAALKGDLLKCQKWLEVYLEAEKQMKMFKSCLTTQEIFSQQKSSCQGLTYRRIPIPDFCAPKEQDFDRLLEAMKSALAEDSRAAFVFNCSSGRGRTTTAMVIAVLTLWHFNGIPEMSEEEIVSVPDAKYTKGEFEVVMKVVQLLPDGHRMKKEVDMALDTVSETMTPMHYHLREIIICTYRQGKSSKDERETRTLQLRSLQYLERYIFLILFNSYLHLEKKDSWQRPFSLWMREVAAVAGVYEVLNQLGFPELESLEGKALCTLRGRWQAQGAGSRPFRGDFV comes from the exons ATGATGGGTACCACGGCCAGCGCGGCACAGCAGGCGGTCTCGGCATCCCCGCTGGAGAGCCGGGCGCCAGGAGACGGCAGCATGGAGGACCAGCACTCCCTCAGCATCCACTCCTTCCAGACCCTGGGGCTCCACAACAGCAAGGCCAAGTCCATCATCACCAACAAAGTGGCTCCCGTGGTCATCAC GTACAACTGCAGGGAGGAGTTCCAGATCCACGATGACCTGCTGAAGGCCAACTACACGGTGGGACGCATTTCTGAGGCCACGCTGGAGCACTACCTGGTGCAG GGGAAGTACTTCATGGTCAGGGACGTATATGGAAAATTAGATGTTTTGAACACTACTGGCAGCTGCGGCGCTCCCAACTTCCGGCAGGCCAAAGGAGGTTACGCCGTGTTCGGGATGGGGCAGCCCAGCCTCAACGGCTTCAAGCTCGTGCTGCAGAAGCTGCAAAGAGAAGGCCACAAG gaatgtgttttcttctgtgtccGTGAGGAGCCCGTGGTCTTCCTGCGGCTGGAGGGGGACTTTGTGTCCTACACCCCCCGGGGCAAGGAGAACCTCCACGAGAACCTGCAGCGCCTGCAGCGGGGCGTGCGGGCggagagcctggagctggcCATCCGCAAGGAG ATCCGCGACTTCGCACAGCTGAGCGAGAGCGTCTACTACGTGTACAACGACATCGAGCGGCTGCGGGACGAGCCGCACGCCGTGCGGGTGCAGTGCGACGAGGACATCCAGGTCACCGACGAGGTCTATCGCAGACCTGTCTTCCTCCAGCCCTCCTACAg GTACCACCGGCTGCCCCTGCCCGCCGAGGGAGCCCCTTTGGAGGAGCAGTTTGATGCTTTCATCCGCTTCCTCAGG GAAAgccccagcctgctgctgcgGGACCCCAGCAGACCCCCGCCCGCGCTGCTCTTCGGCTGCCAGACTGGCGTGGGCAGGACCAACCTGGCCATGGCCATGGGCACCCTGGTCCTCCACCACCACCGAGGAGCTGCCCAGAAGCCTGA CTTCTCCCACTTGCCTAAGACATCTCCTAGGGACAGGCTACGGGTCATCCAGAGCTTCATGGAGATGGTCCCCAAAGGCCAGCAGATAGTGGAGGAG GTGGACGGTGCCATCGCCTCCTGCTCGGAGATGCACGACATGAAGGAAGCCATCTATGAGTACAAGAAGAAGCTGGAAGGGATTGGGGAGGATTATCAGATCCAG GGGAGCAGCACCAAAGAGTATTTCCTCCAGAGGACTCTGCAGAGCCTCGAACGCTATTTCTACTTGATTGCTTTCAACTACTACCTTCACGAGCAG TACCCCCTGGGCTTTGCCCTCAGCTTCAGCAGGTGGATGTGCCGGCACCCGGAGCTGTACAGGCTGCAGGCAGACATGAACTGCTCGGAGCTCACCGTCACCGCCGAGCTCGTCACCAAGGGCACCCGA GTGGCGGATGAGCGCTTCTGCCCGGATGTGCTGAGCACTGCGAAGGAGATGAACGTGGCCAACTTCCGAAGGGTGCCCAAAATGCCCGTCTACgggacagcacagcccagctccaag ACCCTGGGCAGCGTCCTGCGGTACCTGACGGATGCCAAGAGGAAACACTCCCGCATTGTCTGGATCAACCTCCGGGAGGAAGCTGTCCTGGAAGGGAACGAGCAGATCTATACGCTGCGGGAGCCTGGACTCCTGGAGGAGCTGATCCCCGTGCCTGCTGCCTCgccccagcagctggag AAACTGGAGGCTGCCCTGAAAGGGGACCTGCTGAAGTGCCAGAAGTGGCTGGAGGTGTACCTGGAGGCAGAGAAGCAGATGAAGATGTTCAAGAGCTGCCTGACCACGCAGGAGATATTCAGCCAGCAGAAGAGTTCCTGCCAGGGACTCACCTACCGCCGCATCCCCATCCCTGACTTCTGTGCTCCCAAGGAGCAG GACTTTGACCGGCTGCTGGAGGCCATGAAGAGCGCCCTGGCCGAGGACTCGCGGGCAGCATTCGTGTTCAACTGCTCCAGTGGCCGGGGCAGGACCACCACGGCCATGGTCATCGCTGTCCTCACCCTCTGGCACTTCAAT GGCATCCCTGAGATGAGTGAGGAGGAAATCGTGAGTGTGCCTGATGCCAAGTACACCAAGGGAGAGTTCGAG GTGGTGATGAAGgtggtgcagctcctgcctgatGGTCACCGGATGAAGAAGGAGGTGGACATGGCCCTGGACACGGTCAGTGAGACCATGACCCCCATGCACTACCACCTGCGGGAAATCATCATCTGCACCTACCGCCAG GGAAAGTCAAGCAAGGATGAGCGGGAGACGCGGACGCTGCAGCTGAGGAGCCTGCAGTACCTGGAGCGCTAcatcttcctcatcctcttcaACTCCTACCTGCACCTGGAGAAAAAGGACTCCTGGCAGAGGCCCTTCAGCCTCTGGATGCGTGAG
- the PALD1 gene encoding paladin isoform X1, whose translation MMGTTASAAQQAVSASPLESRAPGDGSMEDQHSLSIHSFQTLGLHNSKAKSIITNKVAPVVITYNCREEFQIHDDLLKANYTVGRISEATLEHYLVQGKYFMVRDVYGKLDVLNTTGSCGAPNFRQAKGGYAVFGMGQPSLNGFKLVLQKLQREGHKECVFFCVREEPVVFLRLEGDFVSYTPRGKENLHENLQRLQRGVRAESLELAIRKEIRDFAQLSESVYYVYNDIERLRDEPHAVRVQCDEDIQVTDEVYRRPVFLQPSYRYHRLPLPAEGAPLEEQFDAFIRFLRESPSLLLRDPSRPPPALLFGCQTGVGRTNLAMAMGTLVLHHHRGAAQKPDFSHLPKTSPRDRLRVIQSFMEMVPKGQQIVEEVDGAIASCSEMHDMKEAIYEYKKKLEGIGEDYQIQGSSTKEYFLQRTLQSLERYFYLIAFNYYLHEQYPLGFALSFSRWMCRHPELYRLQADMNCSELTVTAELVTKGTRVLVADERFCPDVLSTAKEMNVANFRRVPKMPVYGTAQPSSKTLGSVLRYLTDAKRKHSRIVWINLREEAVLEGNEQIYTLREPGLLEELIPVPAASPQQLEKLEAALKGDLLKCQKWLEVYLEAEKQMKMFKSCLTTQEIFSQQKSSCQGLTYRRIPIPDFCAPKEQDFDRLLEAMKSALAEDSRAAFVFNCSSGRGRTTTAMVIAVLTLWHFNGIPEMSEEEIVSVPDAKYTKGEFEVVMKVVQLLPDGHRMKKEVDMALDTVSETMTPMHYHLREIIICTYRQGKSSKDERETRTLQLRSLQYLERYIFLILFNSYLHLEKKDSWQRPFSLWMREVAAVAGVYEVLNQLGFPELESLEGKALCTLRGRWQAQGAGSRPFRGDFV comes from the exons ATGATGGGTACCACGGCCAGCGCGGCACAGCAGGCGGTCTCGGCATCCCCGCTGGAGAGCCGGGCGCCAGGAGACGGCAGCATGGAGGACCAGCACTCCCTCAGCATCCACTCCTTCCAGACCCTGGGGCTCCACAACAGCAAGGCCAAGTCCATCATCACCAACAAAGTGGCTCCCGTGGTCATCAC GTACAACTGCAGGGAGGAGTTCCAGATCCACGATGACCTGCTGAAGGCCAACTACACGGTGGGACGCATTTCTGAGGCCACGCTGGAGCACTACCTGGTGCAG GGGAAGTACTTCATGGTCAGGGACGTATATGGAAAATTAGATGTTTTGAACACTACTGGCAGCTGCGGCGCTCCCAACTTCCGGCAGGCCAAAGGAGGTTACGCCGTGTTCGGGATGGGGCAGCCCAGCCTCAACGGCTTCAAGCTCGTGCTGCAGAAGCTGCAAAGAGAAGGCCACAAG gaatgtgttttcttctgtgtccGTGAGGAGCCCGTGGTCTTCCTGCGGCTGGAGGGGGACTTTGTGTCCTACACCCCCCGGGGCAAGGAGAACCTCCACGAGAACCTGCAGCGCCTGCAGCGGGGCGTGCGGGCggagagcctggagctggcCATCCGCAAGGAG ATCCGCGACTTCGCACAGCTGAGCGAGAGCGTCTACTACGTGTACAACGACATCGAGCGGCTGCGGGACGAGCCGCACGCCGTGCGGGTGCAGTGCGACGAGGACATCCAGGTCACCGACGAGGTCTATCGCAGACCTGTCTTCCTCCAGCCCTCCTACAg GTACCACCGGCTGCCCCTGCCCGCCGAGGGAGCCCCTTTGGAGGAGCAGTTTGATGCTTTCATCCGCTTCCTCAGG GAAAgccccagcctgctgctgcgGGACCCCAGCAGACCCCCGCCCGCGCTGCTCTTCGGCTGCCAGACTGGCGTGGGCAGGACCAACCTGGCCATGGCCATGGGCACCCTGGTCCTCCACCACCACCGAGGAGCTGCCCAGAAGCCTGA CTTCTCCCACTTGCCTAAGACATCTCCTAGGGACAGGCTACGGGTCATCCAGAGCTTCATGGAGATGGTCCCCAAAGGCCAGCAGATAGTGGAGGAG GTGGACGGTGCCATCGCCTCCTGCTCGGAGATGCACGACATGAAGGAAGCCATCTATGAGTACAAGAAGAAGCTGGAAGGGATTGGGGAGGATTATCAGATCCAG GGGAGCAGCACCAAAGAGTATTTCCTCCAGAGGACTCTGCAGAGCCTCGAACGCTATTTCTACTTGATTGCTTTCAACTACTACCTTCACGAGCAG TACCCCCTGGGCTTTGCCCTCAGCTTCAGCAGGTGGATGTGCCGGCACCCGGAGCTGTACAGGCTGCAGGCAGACATGAACTGCTCGGAGCTCACCGTCACCGCCGAGCTCGTCACCAAGGGCACCCGAGTGCTG GTGGCGGATGAGCGCTTCTGCCCGGATGTGCTGAGCACTGCGAAGGAGATGAACGTGGCCAACTTCCGAAGGGTGCCCAAAATGCCCGTCTACgggacagcacagcccagctccaag ACCCTGGGCAGCGTCCTGCGGTACCTGACGGATGCCAAGAGGAAACACTCCCGCATTGTCTGGATCAACCTCCGGGAGGAAGCTGTCCTGGAAGGGAACGAGCAGATCTATACGCTGCGGGAGCCTGGACTCCTGGAGGAGCTGATCCCCGTGCCTGCTGCCTCgccccagcagctggag AAACTGGAGGCTGCCCTGAAAGGGGACCTGCTGAAGTGCCAGAAGTGGCTGGAGGTGTACCTGGAGGCAGAGAAGCAGATGAAGATGTTCAAGAGCTGCCTGACCACGCAGGAGATATTCAGCCAGCAGAAGAGTTCCTGCCAGGGACTCACCTACCGCCGCATCCCCATCCCTGACTTCTGTGCTCCCAAGGAGCAG GACTTTGACCGGCTGCTGGAGGCCATGAAGAGCGCCCTGGCCGAGGACTCGCGGGCAGCATTCGTGTTCAACTGCTCCAGTGGCCGGGGCAGGACCACCACGGCCATGGTCATCGCTGTCCTCACCCTCTGGCACTTCAAT GGCATCCCTGAGATGAGTGAGGAGGAAATCGTGAGTGTGCCTGATGCCAAGTACACCAAGGGAGAGTTCGAG GTGGTGATGAAGgtggtgcagctcctgcctgatGGTCACCGGATGAAGAAGGAGGTGGACATGGCCCTGGACACGGTCAGTGAGACCATGACCCCCATGCACTACCACCTGCGGGAAATCATCATCTGCACCTACCGCCAG GGAAAGTCAAGCAAGGATGAGCGGGAGACGCGGACGCTGCAGCTGAGGAGCCTGCAGTACCTGGAGCGCTAcatcttcctcatcctcttcaACTCCTACCTGCACCTGGAGAAAAAGGACTCCTGGCAGAGGCCCTTCAGCCTCTGGATGCGTGAG